In Helicobacter bilis, a genomic segment contains:
- a CDS encoding HdrB C-terminal domain-containing protein — protein sequence MYLIYDCLKNSPFSIATQQVLKHLNIPYTTLDANKRFKAHGGYFGRIGALEQFIFANVYNIALASLEEKKLLALEEDSYANLVFTLDLLRNNQSLRDFVIAELQSQSIILDIDILQNHIAYFPAILANYMTEIEQSIKYSFGKNERNLPHISPNNTTKGFSSCAFYGSRHADCNMQGEYKHIEKLCKILGLTYLSKPFSLQSFTHLAHIDSEKAYQKSGDLLYEGIDLGVDFLCAFADSTFDMFDNKQDLCTKYCKRDPISIASLNMAQILLVCFGKADEAGFETHKINPDFMQHNKASKNAS from the coding sequence ATGTATCTCATATATGATTGCTTAAAAAATAGCCCATTTAGCATTGCGACACAGCAGGTTTTAAAGCATTTAAATATACCTTATACAACGCTAGATGCTAATAAAAGATTTAAGGCACATGGCGGATATTTTGGCAGAATAGGTGCATTAGAGCAGTTTATATTTGCAAATGTGTATAATATCGCCCTTGCTAGTCTTGAAGAGAAAAAGCTATTAGCCTTAGAAGAAGATTCTTATGCGAATCTTGTTTTTACGCTTGATTTGTTACGCAATAATCAGTCTTTAAGGGATTTTGTTATAGCTGAATTGCAAAGTCAAAGCATTATCCTTGATATAGATATATTACAGAATCACATTGCCTATTTTCCAGCGATACTTGCTAACTATATGACAGAGATAGAGCAGTCTATAAAATATAGCTTTGGTAAAAATGAGAGAAATTTACCGCATATCTCACCAAATAATACCACAAAAGGCTTTAGCTCTTGTGCCTTTTATGGTAGCAGACATGCAGATTGCAATATGCAGGGCGAGTATAAACATATAGAAAAGTTATGCAAGATTCTGGGTTTAACCTATCTTAGTAAGCCCTTTAGCCTGCAATCCTTCACGCATTTAGCACATATTGATTCTGAAAAGGCGTATCAAAAAAGCGGGGATCTTTTGTATGAAGGGATTGATTTAGGGGTGGATTTTTTATGTGCATTTGCAGATTCTACCTTTGATATGTTTGATAATAAGCAGGATTTATGCACGAAATATTGCAAGAGAGATCCTATCAGCATAGCAAGTCTCAATATGGCACAGATATTGCTAGTTTGCTTTGGTAAGGCAGATGAAGCAGGGTTTGAAACACACAAAATAAATCCAGATTTTATGCAGCACAATAAGGCTTCCAAAAATGCTTCATAG
- the folP gene encoding dihydropteroate synthase translates to MKIERVTNINEAMKSVEPDNIGYKIMKEKTQILAFKIEQLKLQAMQILKQDALSNGAELVTPKDAILCQKTHYDCLLFGTQKALKLLISKMQMQPFGLKTIAQELKIFLQPQEDYGRKIMGIINVDSNSFYKEFSSKEAIRQIYHYIELGIDYIDIGAASSRPGAKYIESKVELERLKPILKEIKKLDTKAQFSIDTYNEETARVAVEHGFSIINDISGKPENMIKVLQENPHVSYILTHIQGTPKTMQKHCKYKNLILDIDAFFTKKIAFLKEHNCSNIILDVGICFAKDMQQNITLIHQLKHFKHFNLPLLIGASHKSFLTRILESQPFGRVQGVGVQGKEKLESSITSSGTQGLEIGNLDSNPLECSANINSQELQRLDSNPCHVERSGTSNIESKKDFSLDTQNDKILESTQTNHANKTTNSSGCSMALDGLWLNCDGRSYLNDNDCPSNSLNRSNCIDKGEFLQNTKSTKKGNLPATLIAHCIAWQNGANIVRVHDVKEHIEALHIMEALRANDIDLL, encoded by the coding sequence ATGAAAATTGAGCGAGTAACAAATATCAATGAAGCTATGAAAAGCGTCGAGCCAGATAATATCGGCTATAAGATTATGAAAGAAAAGACACAGATTCTAGCTTTTAAAATAGAGCAATTAAAATTACAAGCCATGCAGATTCTAAAGCAAGACGCTTTAAGCAATGGTGCAGAGCTTGTAACGCCAAAAGATGCGATATTGTGTCAAAAAACACATTATGACTGCCTTTTATTTGGCACACAAAAAGCATTGAAGCTTTTAATATCAAAAATGCAAATGCAACCCTTTGGATTAAAAACAATCGCACAAGAGCTAAAAATCTTTTTACAACCACAAGAAGACTATGGCAGAAAAATCATGGGGATAATCAATGTAGATTCTAATAGCTTTTATAAAGAATTTAGCAGTAAGGAAGCAATAAGACAAATATATCATTATATAGAACTTGGCATAGACTACATAGACATAGGTGCGGCAAGCTCTAGACCGGGTGCAAAATATATAGAATCTAAAGTCGAACTAGAGCGATTAAAACCCATTTTAAAAGAGATAAAAAAGCTAGATACTAAAGCACAATTTAGCATTGATACCTATAATGAAGAGACGGCAAGAGTTGCGGTTGAACATGGATTTAGCATTATTAATGATATAAGCGGTAAGCCAGAAAATATGATAAAAGTATTGCAAGAAAACCCGCATGTAAGCTATATTTTAACGCATATACAAGGCACACCCAAAACCATGCAAAAGCATTGTAAATATAAGAATCTAATCCTTGATATTGACGCCTTTTTTACGAAAAAAATCGCTTTTTTAAAAGAGCATAATTGCAGTAACATTATCCTTGATGTTGGCATTTGTTTTGCAAAAGATATGCAGCAAAATATCACTTTAATTCATCAATTAAAACATTTTAAACATTTTAACTTACCACTTTTAATTGGTGCTAGTCATAAGAGTTTTTTAACAAGGATTCTAGAATCTCAACCATTTGGGCGGGTGCAGGGCGTAGGGGTGCAAGGTAAAGAGAAATTAGAATCTAGTATCACCTCAAGCGGAACGCAGGGCTTAGAAATAGGAAATCTAGATTCTAATCCGCTTGAGTGTAGTGCGAACATTAACTCGCAAGAATTACAGAGATTAGATTCTAATCCTTGTCATGTTGAGCGTAGCGGAACATCTAACATAGAATCTAAAAAAGATTTTTCGCTCGACACTCAAAATGACAAGATTCTAGAATCTACGCAAACAAACCATGCAAACAAAACCACAAATTCTAGCGGTTGCTCTATGGCTTTGGACGGGCTTTGGCTGAATTGTGATGGCAGGAGTTATCTAAACGATAATGACTGCCCATCTAATTCGCTCAATCGTTCAAATTGTATAGACAAGGGCGAATTTTTACAAAATACAAAATCCACAAAAAAAGGCAATCTACCTGCCACCCTCATAGCCCACTGCATAGCATGGCAAAATGGCGCAAACATAGTGCGAGTCCATGATGTAAAAGAGCATATTGAAGCCTTACACATTATGGAAGCGTTGAGGGCAAATGATATAGATTTATTGTAA
- a CDS encoding YeiH family protein, giving the protein MQVNIAKNYILGVVAVALLAFLSITIVRIPSIAALSLSPLIIGILLGVLLSFVYHKKQDSVGLGVTFSAKKILRFGIILYGFNVSIAEIGEVGFIGIAACVFVVVCIMGLGVWIGMKWLKLDRDIAILVSGGSAICGAAAILALESSLKSEAYKGVIAVGTVVIFGLIAMFAYPILYASDIIPFTHTQEGLYIGLTLHEVANVVGAGGAISDECANFALITKMIRVILLIPLLLIVPMLCGKTQDGGGKKLHIPWFAFGFLGVVILHSYVDFSDNIVMACKFVSAFCLTMAMSALGLQIDFKKFKSAGGGAFMLAFILFILLCIGGFFLVYGLTKLGYF; this is encoded by the coding sequence ATGCAAGTAAACATTGCAAAAAATTACATTTTAGGCGTCGTGGCAGTAGCCTTGCTTGCTTTCTTAAGCATTACTATTGTTAGAATCCCCTCCATTGCTGCCCTTTCTCTTTCACCACTTATTATTGGAATCTTACTTGGGGTTTTACTCTCATTTGTTTATCACAAAAAACAAGATTCTGTTGGGCTTGGCGTAACTTTTAGTGCAAAAAAGATACTTCGCTTTGGAATTATCCTGTATGGCTTTAATGTCTCAATAGCAGAGATTGGGGAAGTGGGCTTTATCGGCATTGCGGCGTGTGTGTTTGTCGTGGTTTGTATCATGGGGCTTGGTGTGTGGATTGGCATGAAGTGGCTGAAGCTTGATAGAGATATTGCGATTTTAGTTAGTGGTGGTAGTGCGATTTGTGGGGCAGCGGCAATCCTTGCTTTAGAATCTTCTTTGAAATCAGAAGCCTATAAGGGCGTTATCGCCGTTGGCACTGTGGTAATCTTTGGTTTAATCGCCATGTTTGCCTATCCCATTTTGTATGCAAGCGACATTATCCCATTCACACACACGCAAGAGGGGCTATACATCGGCTTAACCCTGCATGAAGTCGCAAATGTCGTTGGTGCTGGTGGGGCTATCAGTGATGAATGTGCGAATTTTGCCCTTATCACAAAAATGATACGCGTAATACTGCTTATACCCCTGCTTTTAATTGTCCCTATGCTATGCGGCAAAACGCAAGATGGTGGTGGTAAGAAGCTGCATATCCCATGGTTTGCGTTTGGATTTTTGGGTGTGGTTATCTTGCATTCTTATGTGGATTTTTCGGATAATATTGTTATGGCGTGTAAGTTTGTATCGGCATTTTGTCTCACTATGGCTATGAGTGCTTTGGGTTTGCAGATTGATTTTAAGAAGTTTAAATCCGCTGGTGGTGGGGCATTCATGCTTGCTTTTATACTATTTATTCTGCTTTGTATTGGCGGCTTTTTTCTTGTGTATGGGCTAACAAAACTTGGGTATTTTTAG
- the lolA gene encoding LolA-like outer membrane lipoprotein chaperone, translated as MMKKLCMILLLFSAFSFGQNQQENQQEVWRNVKSIEADFTQEIKGEKGAIPVVYKGKLYAADNKVKWLYVAPLAKEVYLEKTQAYIYEPELKQVTIGNLKENVDFIQILKRVQKIGKDSYKTQIGDIAYYVIIKDSKPYELKYTDSIDNVITIRFENVKMNAKIDGSVFIFQPPDDVEYIDAS; from the coding sequence ATGATGAAAAAACTTTGTATGATATTACTTTTATTTAGCGCATTTTCATTTGGGCAAAATCAACAAGAAAATCAACAAGAAGTATGGCGTAATGTAAAAAGCATTGAGGCAGACTTTACACAAGAGATTAAGGGTGAAAAGGGTGCGATACCTGTCGTGTATAAAGGCAAACTCTATGCAGCAGACAATAAGGTAAAATGGCTGTATGTAGCACCTCTTGCAAAAGAAGTGTATTTAGAAAAGACACAAGCCTATATCTACGAACCAGAGCTAAAACAAGTAACGATTGGGAATCTCAAAGAAAATGTAGATTTCATACAGATTCTAAAGAGAGTGCAAAAGATAGGAAAAGATAGCTATAAAACACAAATTGGCGATATTGCTTACTATGTGATTATCAAAGATTCTAAGCCTTATGAGCTAAAATATACTGATAGTATTGATAATGTCATTACTATACGCTTTGAGAATGTGAAGATGAATGCAAAGATTGATGGCAGCGTGTTTATATTTCAGCCACCAGATGATGTGGAATATATTGATGCAAGTTAA
- a CDS encoding DUF5644 domain-containing protein produces the protein MGKLYLSIFSFDSRIDFQNGFVRQEVHYKANDTLKDIFQAVDSKNFGYQEFGIDLQFIHCRINGYAVFGNLGVKEIVEKLGCYLEIEPLNKRYAKKDLLLDLDKAFARYNDFFYVMDFIAPSDREELKKYLLINFIVPTYDDSYCGDGFLLYIKWLCLRYPLYKEKLLRFISCRESGIFWHVSTANFMLPHNRAIDTQIESLQSALISPTCKDKEWLGFGSYINSQYQFTCKNRIADYNAAESFTPFIQGILHANTY, from the coding sequence ATGGGCAAACTATATTTAAGCATATTTTCATTTGATTCACGCATAGATTTTCAAAATGGCTTTGTAAGACAAGAGGTGCATTATAAGGCAAATGATACGCTAAAAGACATTTTTCAAGCAGTAGATTCTAAAAACTTTGGGTATCAAGAGTTTGGTATAGATCTGCAATTTATACATTGCAGGATTAATGGTTATGCAGTGTTTGGGAATCTTGGGGTAAAAGAGATTGTAGAAAAGCTTGGTTGTTATTTAGAGATTGAGCCTTTAAACAAGCGATATGCAAAGAAAGATTTATTGCTTGATTTGGACAAGGCATTTGCAAGGTATAATGACTTTTTTTATGTAATGGATTTTATCGCACCAAGTGATAGAGAAGAGTTAAAAAAATACCTACTTATAAACTTTATCGTGCCAACCTATGATGACTCATATTGTGGCGATGGCTTTTTATTGTATATTAAATGGTTGTGTTTGCGTTATCCATTGTATAAAGAGAAGTTATTGCGTTTTATTTCTTGCAGGGAGAGTGGCATTTTCTGGCATGTTAGCACTGCAAATTTTATGCTACCGCATAATAGGGCGATAGATACGCAGATAGAATCTTTGCAAAGCGCCTTGATTTCACCTACATGTAAGGATAAAGAATGGCTAGGGTTTGGGTCTTACATTAACTCACAATATCAATTTACATGTAAAAATCGCATAGCCGATTACAACGCCGCAGAGAGTTTTACGCCATTTATTCAAGGCATTTTACATGCTAATACATATTAA
- a CDS encoding toxin-antitoxin system YwqK family antitoxin, whose amino-acid sequence MGFKKFKSKNVFLSMILCSVASFSLLHADNLKKCESYEGREAGCVAKLYKDGNLILETPFKNGVAQGIGKVYYESGNLKAEVSLKNGKEEGVEKRYYEDGNLEYKTPYKNGKMEGIVKAYYSSGDIQAEIQYTNGNINGIVRFYDKEKSLSGKQTHKMERLLVENV is encoded by the coding sequence ATGGGATTTAAAAAGTTTAAAAGCAAAAATGTGTTTTTATCGATGATTTTGTGTAGTGTTGCTTCTTTTTCACTCTTGCATGCGGATAATTTAAAGAAATGTGAAAGCTACGAAGGTAGAGAAGCGGGGTGTGTTGCAAAACTATATAAGGATGGAAATCTTATACTTGAAACACCATTTAAAAATGGGGTAGCACAGGGCATAGGAAAAGTTTATTATGAAAGCGGGAATCTTAAAGCCGAAGTGTCATTAAAAAATGGAAAAGAAGAGGGCGTTGAAAAAAGATATTATGAAGATGGGAATCTTGAGTATAAAACACCATATAAAAATGGAAAAATGGAGGGCATAGTAAAAGCGTATTATTCAAGCGGGGATATACAAGCGGAAATCCAATATACAAACGGCAATATCAATGGTATCGTAAGATTCTATGATAAAGAAAAAAGCTTATCTGGCAAGCAAACGCACAAAATGGAAAGATTATTAGTGGAAAATGTGTGA
- a CDS encoding HobA family DNA replication regulator, producing MTNINEWMLHTLRKDADKLNRMPLQWLEIDRNGWTPLVARAISFLLNGGTFLLCTDKKSAWLQHYILNRLNTIDTKRPFVPIYALDSSLIGLIEAKQGESVKDLLDMSYQNYALWYIGQTENAIAQFSLEFRESFLWILDESLEHSFTLHSNDYNLDFKLLQAYRIFEKALFAGICGEFSLENI from the coding sequence TTGACAAATATTAATGAATGGATGTTGCATACATTGAGAAAAGATGCAGATAAGCTTAATCGTATGCCATTGCAATGGCTTGAGATTGATCGTAATGGCTGGACGCCGCTTGTAGCAAGAGCGATTAGTTTCTTGCTTAATGGTGGCACATTTTTACTTTGCACGGATAAAAAGAGTGCGTGGCTACAACACTACATTCTAAATAGATTAAATACGATTGATACAAAACGCCCTTTTGTGCCTATTTATGCGCTTGATTCTTCCCTTATTGGGTTGATTGAAGCAAAGCAGGGCGAAAGTGTCAAAGATTTGCTTGATATGTCTTATCAAAACTATGCTTTATGGTATATTGGGCAAACTGAAAATGCGATAGCACAATTTAGCTTAGAGTTTAGAGAATCTTTTCTTTGGATATTAGATGAGTCTTTAGAGCATTCCTTTACCTTGCATTCTAATGATTATAATCTTGATTTTAAGCTATTACAAGCATATAGAATCTTTGAAAAAGCCCTTTTTGCAGGAATCTGTGGCGAATTTAGTCTTGAGAATATATAA
- a CDS encoding UDP-glucuronic acid decarboxylase family protein, with protein sequence MLNKKILVTGGAGFLGSHLCERLLDRGDEVLCVDNLFTGTKQNILHLLSNPRFEFMRHDVTFPLYVEVDEIYNLACPASPVHYQFDPVQTTKTSVMGAINMLGLAKRVKAKILQASTSEVYGDPEIHPQVESYKGSVNPIGIRACYDEGKRCAETLFFDYQRQHNLNIKVMRIFNTYGPRMHPNDGRVVSNFIIQALRGEDITIYGDGSQTRSFCYVDDLIDGMIALMDSKDGFYGPVNIGNPHEFSMLELAQNVLELTGSTSKLVFLPLPQDDPKQRQPDITLAKKELNFSPKVQLREGLEKTIAYFKTLL encoded by the coding sequence ATGCTAAACAAAAAGATTCTAGTAACCGGCGGTGCGGGATTTTTAGGCTCACATTTATGTGAAAGGCTACTTGATCGCGGCGATGAAGTGCTGTGCGTGGATAATCTATTCACCGGCACAAAGCAAAATATTCTACATCTTTTGTCAAATCCTAGATTTGAGTTTATGCGACACGATGTAACCTTCCCGCTGTATGTGGAGGTTGATGAGATTTATAACCTTGCTTGTCCAGCAAGCCCGGTGCATTATCAGTTTGACCCTGTGCAAACAACGAAAACTTCTGTAATGGGGGCGATCAATATGCTAGGACTTGCTAAACGCGTGAAAGCAAAGATTTTGCAGGCTTCCACAAGCGAAGTCTATGGCGATCCTGAAATCCACCCGCAAGTAGAATCTTATAAAGGCTCAGTCAATCCTATCGGCATAAGGGCGTGTTATGATGAGGGCAAGAGATGTGCGGAGACGCTGTTTTTTGACTATCAAAGGCAGCATAATCTAAACATCAAAGTAATGCGGATTTTTAATACCTATGGTCCTAGAATGCACCCAAATGATGGGCGAGTGGTGAGTAACTTTATCATTCAAGCGTTGCGTGGGGAGGACATTACCATTTATGGCGATGGGAGTCAAACGCGAAGCTTTTGCTATGTAGATGATTTGATTGATGGAATGATCGCTCTTATGGATAGCAAAGATGGATTCTATGGACCGGTAAATATTGGCAACCCACACGAATTCAGTATGCTAGAACTCGCACAAAATGTGCTTGAGCTTACAGGCTCTACATCAAAGCTTGTGTTTTTACCCCTGCCCCAAGATGACCCAAAGCAACGCCAGCCAGATATAACCCTAGCCAAAAAAGAGCTAAATTTTAGTCCAAAAGTGCAGTTAAGAGAGGGGCTAGAAAAGACGATTGCGTATTTTAAAACTTTGCTTTAG
- a CDS encoding DNA polymerase III subunit delta', which translates to MQELDSIHNTESTLLQDSNPFKEARNTESKQNLDSKKDISLNAQYDKNIESCNIDPKSEKKISSIESKHNLDSRKNTLLNMQGDKILESTPLWAGAERGVHFDGFLETSNCNVEWSGISSLNSQTDENLETTTNTNENLAVVSLSDFSSFQSKSEGSYLNDNDRILSKESAKSTKETTQLNENLESKTTFHAPSKINPQFITTFKKSCIIISNDYESEKNYLSNTYAKEDIRIYDLEELKMDNAHEIIEEAHIATTKDKIIAIFAFSYNHYAQNALLKILEEPPSHIIFMLYITARNKLIPTIFSRLVVFNKSKKTHIKPINLDLTRLTIPMVYEYVNKLEKEHISYEQGRNILSQILDSIIAHNILLDEKGLERFDLALKALYSKQSVHIALLPLLLSLVKG; encoded by the coding sequence ATGCAAGAGCTAGATTCTATACATAATACAGAATCCACATTACTACAAGATTCTAATCCGTTTAAAGAAGCAAGAAATACAGAATCTAAACAGAATCTAGATTCTAAAAAAGATATTTCGCTTAACGCTCAATATGACAAGAATATAGAATCTTGCAATATTGACCCCAAAAGTGAAAAGAAAATATCGAGCATAGAATCTAAACATAATTTAGATTCTAGAAAAAATACTTTGCTAAACATGCAAGGCGATAAGATTCTAGAATCTACACCTTTATGGGCGGGTGCAGAGCGTGGAGTGCATTTTGATGGGTTTCTAGAAACTAGTAATTGTAATGTTGAGTGGAGTGGAATATCTAGTCTAAATTCTCAAACAGATGAGAATCTAGAAACCACTACAAACACAAACGAGAATCTTGCGGTAGTATCTTTGAGTGATTTTAGTAGTTTTCAAAGCAAAAGCGAAGGGAGTTATCTAAACGATAACGACCGAATTTTGAGCAAAGAATCCGCGAAAAGCACCAAAGAGACAACGCAATTAAATGAGAATCTAGAATCTAAAACAACCTTTCATGCTCCATCAAAGATCAACCCGCAATTTATTACTACATTCAAAAAATCATGTATCATTATCAGCAATGATTACGAGAGCGAGAAAAACTATCTAAGCAACACTTACGCAAAAGAAGATATAAGGATTTATGATTTAGAAGAATTAAAGATGGATAACGCACATGAGATTATAGAAGAAGCACATATTGCCACCACAAAGGATAAAATCATCGCAATTTTTGCGTTTAGCTACAATCACTACGCACAAAATGCACTCCTAAAGATTCTAGAAGAGCCACCAAGCCATATTATTTTCATGCTATATATCACCGCTAGAAATAAGCTTATACCAACGATTTTTTCACGCCTTGTAGTCTTCAATAAGAGTAAAAAAACGCACATAAAGCCCATCAATCTAGACCTTACAAGGCTTACCATTCCCATGGTATATGAGTATGTAAATAAGCTTGAAAAAGAACATATAAGCTATGAGCAGGGCAGAAATATACTCTCACAGATTCTAGATTCTATAATCGCACATAATATTTTGCTTGATGAAAAGGGGCTAGAGAGATTTGATCTAGCACTAAAAGCCCTATATAGCAAACAAAGCGTACATATCGCGCTTTTACCACTACTTTTATCTTTAGTCAAAGGATAG
- a CDS encoding TerB family tellurite resistance protein: protein MELVLFLIAAGIIFYLYKTFQGYLSNPIVPTDRDILQPQRQQDYVEERPILSPKEKLKRTEYGIIVSILGRLSFADDKSCMLEERLVKGIIDDMAKDSDQPSELYLEIYKESRNDDIQELAELFASETIGQYKKRVKIVEFMFALAYADGNFSQEEEDSIINVAAILEIDNADFNHLYDSFKALNEEYVPLTKEEAMNLFGLNDGFTKEELDSKYNDFFKQKRQNVIDPRNLGKPYNESGGQDLRKISEAYAVLLKEVD from the coding sequence ATGGAATTAGTATTATTTTTAATCGCTGCGGGGATTATATTCTACCTTTATAAGACCTTTCAAGGCTATCTTAGCAATCCAATCGTCCCAACAGATAGAGATATTTTGCAGCCGCAAAGACAGCAAGACTATGTAGAAGAGCGTCCAATACTTAGCCCAAAAGAAAAACTAAAACGCACAGAATATGGCATTATTGTGAGTATTTTAGGGCGATTAAGCTTTGCTGATGACAAGAGCTGTATGTTAGAAGAGAGACTTGTAAAGGGCATTATTGATGATATGGCAAAAGATTCTGACCAGCCAAGTGAGTTGTATTTAGAAATCTATAAGGAATCTAGAAATGATGATATACAAGAGTTAGCAGAACTCTTTGCAAGCGAGACAATTGGGCAGTATAAAAAGAGAGTAAAAATAGTGGAATTTATGTTTGCATTGGCTTATGCTGATGGGAATTTCTCACAAGAAGAAGAAGATTCTATCATCAATGTTGCTGCGATTTTAGAGATCGACAACGCTGACTTTAATCATCTGTATGATAGCTTTAAAGCCTTGAATGAAGAGTATGTGCCGCTTACAAAAGAAGAGGCAATGAATCTTTTTGGGCTTAATGATGGCTTCACAAAAGAAGAGCTGGATTCTAAATACAACGACTTTTTCAAACAAAAAAGGCAAAATGTAATTGATCCAAGAAATCTAGGCAAACCATATAATGAAAGCGGCGGGCAGGATTTACGAAAGATTTCTGAAGCTTATGCAGTTCTGTTAAAAGAGGTGGATTGA
- a CDS encoding protein phosphatase 2C domain-containing protein yields the protein MFLSMILCSVASFSLLHADNLKECESEEDKQAGCVEKVYDENGNLMFEAPYKKQKDELEIQQGELHNHILKTKKEFKLIIKNFMQCYEAAAQREQDLLEKAIKDKESKKSKLQSHIKDHDDLKQKLSKAKNAFNSKKNEIKEQIEKIKKYSKERFYKESDIDSIKINELQNVLDSLENTRRTCLDFIANKINMQNRDMEKKIEINLESLLENIKKEITNSVCTPKDLASTLLFAAIKGEQCLIGHLGDGAIGGLYGNELKCISNPDNGEHANETYFVTTKHAERALKIIKGNIKEKDIHAFVLMSDGSTEGLYSKRENKFIESLQKHMLAIREGQDKVKKTTRYRKSYRKSKRAKKL from the coding sequence GTGTTTTTATCAATGATTTTGTGTAGTGTTGCTTCTTTTTCACTCTTACATGCGGATAATTTAAAGGAGTGTGAGAGTGAAGAAGATAAACAAGCTGGGTGTGTTGAGAAAGTATATGACGAAAATGGGAATCTAATGTTTGAAGCACCATATAAAAAGCAAAAAGATGAGCTAGAGATACAGCAGGGAGAATTACATAATCATATTTTAAAAACAAAGAAAGAGTTTAAACTTATCATTAAAAACTTCATGCAATGCTATGAAGCAGCCGCACAAAGAGAACAAGATTTACTAGAAAAAGCAATAAAAGATAAAGAGAGTAAAAAAAGCAAACTACAATCACACATAAAAGATCATGATGACTTAAAACAAAAATTAAGCAAAGCTAAAAATGCTTTTAATAGTAAGAAAAATGAGATAAAAGAACAAATAGAGAAAATTAAAAAATACTCTAAAGAGAGATTCTACAAAGAGAGTGATATAGATAGTATTAAAATAAATGAGCTACAAAATGTGCTAGATTCACTAGAGAATACAAGAAGGACATGTTTGGATTTTATAGCAAATAAAATAAACATGCAAAATAGGGATATGGAGAAAAAGATAGAAATAAATCTAGAATCTCTTTTAGAAAATATAAAAAAAGAGATTACTAATAGCGTTTGTACACCAAAAGACCTAGCCTCTACCTTGCTGTTTGCAGCGATTAAGGGAGAGCAATGTCTTATAGGGCATTTAGGTGATGGGGCTATTGGTGGGCTTTATGGAAATGAACTTAAATGTATCTCAAATCCAGATAATGGAGAACATGCAAATGAAACATATTTTGTAACTACAAAACATGCAGAAAGAGCATTAAAGATTATAAAAGGAAATATAAAAGAAAAAGATATTCATGCTTTTGTATTAATGTCAGATGGTAGCACAGAGGGATTATATAGCAAAAGAGAGAATAAATTTATAGAATCTTTGCAAAAACATATGTTAGCAATAAGAGAAGGACAAGATAAAGTCAAAAAAACAACAAGATATAGAAAATCTTATAGAAAAAGTAAAAGAGCAAAAAAGCTTTGA